The DNA sequence CAGGTGGGCAAAAGCAACGCCTGTCGATCGCCCGGGCGCTCGCCGTCAAGCCAAAGATCTATATTTTTGATGATTCGTTCTCGGCGCTTGATTTCAAAACTGATGCGGCGCTCAGAAAAGCATTAGAAGCTGAGACCAAAGACAGAACGGTGTTGATCGTCGGACAGCGTATTAGCACCATAATGAATGCCGATAAGATTATTGTGTTAGACGAAGGTAAGATTGTCGGTCAAGGTACACACCGTGAACTAATGAAACAGAGCAAAGTATATAAGGAAATCGCCTATTCTCAGCTATCAGACGAGGAGCTCGCTGCCATTGAAACAAATGGAAAGGAGACCAAGTAATGGAAAAGAAAACCGAATCTCAATCTCATCGTTCGCGTGGTTTTGGTGGATTTGGTGGCGGCCCGGTCAGTGCACCTGTCGAAAAAGCTCGTGATTTCAAAGGCACCATTAAAAAACTGGCAAGCCATTTAAAGCCATATTGGTGGCAGATGACGGTGGTTTTGGTGTTTGTTATCGCTAGCACCGCATTTGCAATCGCCAGTCCAAAAATTATGGGTCATGCCACAAACCACATAGTTGATGACTATGTCAGTATGAAGACCTACGATACCATTATGGAAAAACTGCCTGATGGTACTACGTTGCCCAAAGGCACGACTGGCGCAGATATTATCAACCGTATGTCAGCGTCAGATCTCGCTAAAATCCCCAGCAGCCAGCTAGATTCAATCAAGTCGCTTGATCTCAGTGCACGCCCAAGTTTTCATTTTGATGCTATCCGCGATATCGTGATCTTACTGCTCGGCCTCTACCTATTGAGCGCGCTGTTTAGTTATATCCAAGGCTGGATCATGACCAACATCACCCAGAAAGTGACATACAACTTGCGCCGTGATATTTCTAGTAAAATCAATCGCCTACCGCTCAGTTATTTCGATAAACGGACATATGGCGAGGTTCTCAGTCGGGTGACTAACGATGTCGATACTATTTCACAGACGCTCAATCAAAGTTTGTCTCAAATTGTTACGTCGGTCGTTATGATTATTGGCATCACTGCTATGATGGTTTCAATTAGCTGGGTACTGACGCTTATTATTATACTGGTTCTACCTATTAGTTTTATATTTATTAGGATAATTACAAAGAGGTCCCAGGTGCAATTTGTGCGTCAGCAGGAACTGCTGGGTAACATTAATGGGCATGTCGAGGAAATGTATGCTGGACATCAAGTGATGCGCGTCTTTAACGGCGAAAAAGCCTCTGTCGCAAAATTCAATGCCATTAATGACAAACTGTACCATAGTGCCTGGCGAGCTCAGTTCTTTTCTGGATTGATGTTTCCATTGATGAACCTCATTGGTAATTTGGGGTATGTTGGTGTTACTGTTGTGGGCGGATGGCTAGCCATTAATGGTCATATCAAAATTGGCGATATCCAAGCTTTTATCCAGTACGTACAACAGTTCAATCAACCGATTACACAAACGGCTAATGTAGCAAACGTGTTGCAGTCGACCGCAGCAGCGGCAGAGCGTGTATTTGAGTTCCTCGATGAGACAGAGCAGTCTGCCGACGCTTTGAACCCTACCAATATCGAAGATATCAAGGGTCAAGTTGTATTCGATAATGTCGTGTTTGGGTATGATCCGAAAAAGCCGGTGATTAAAGGTCTCTCCGCGACGATCGAACCAGGCCATCGGATTGCGATTGTCGGTCCAACTGGTGCCGGCAAGACGACGCTGGTGAATCTATTGATGCGCTTTTACGAAGTCGGCAGCGGCGACATTACGATTGATGGCGTTAGTATTAAAAATATGAAACGCGAAGACGTGCGCCAGCTATTTGGCATGGTGTTGCAGGATACTTGGCTATTTAGTGGTACGATTCGTGACAATATCACCTATGGCGCTCCGGAGGCAACCGAGGATCAAATGATCGCCACCGCCAAAGAAGCGCATGTTGATCACTTTGTCCATTCGTTGCCGGGAGGTTACGACATGGAATTGAACGAGGAGGCCAATAATATTTCCCAGGGCGAGAAACAGCTGCTGACGATCGCTCGGGCGATGCTCGCTAAAACGCCGATGTTGATACTGGACGAAGCTACCAGCTCGGTCGATACACGTACCGAAGTGCTGATTCAAAAAGCCATGGATAACCTCATGAAGAATAAAACGAGTTTTGTGATTGCCCATCGGCTATCAACCATTCGCGATGCTGATCTCATCCTGGTCATGAAAGATGGCAACGTGATCGAGCAGGGCGATCATCATTCCTTGATGCAACAAAACGGTTTTTATGCCGGTCTATACAACAGCCAATTTGCCGGTGCCACAGAATAACTGCTAGAATAGAGTCATGCAAAAGATATTGCTGTACTATAAATTCGCTCCTTTGTCAGATCCAGAGGTGGTGAGACTATGGCAAAAAGCTCTCTGTACTCGTCTCAATCTAAAGGGTCGTATATTAGTGTCGCCTCATGGACTTAACGGTACGGTGGGTGGTGAGATGAAAGATCTCAAAGAATACATCAAAGAAACTAAAATGTATCCGGCATTTAAAAACACAGTATTTAAATGGTCGGAAGGTTCTCGTGACGACTTTCCTCGCCTAAAGGTAAAAAACCGTCGAGAGCTAGTCGGTTTTCAAAATAGCGAAGATGAATTTGATGTCGATATGGACGGTGTAATTGGTGGTGGTCAACACATTAAACCGCGCCAGGTAAACGAAATGGTTGAAAAATATGGCGATGACATCGTGTTCTTTGACGGTCGTAACGAGCATGAGGCGAGTATTGGCAAGTTCAAAAACGCTATCGTACCAAATACCAACACCTCGCGTGATTTCATTGCCGAACTAGAATCGGACAAATACGATGATATCAAAGACAAAAAAGTCATTACCTATTGTACGGGCGGAATTCGCTGCGAGGTGATCAGTGCCATGATGAAAAAGCGCGGCTTCAAAGACGTTTATCAAATTGATGGCGGCATCGTCAAATACGGCGAAGAATATGGTGATGATGGTCTGTGGGAAGGCTCGCTCTATGTGTTTGACAACCGTATGGCCACGGAATTTAGCGACCACGCCAAAAAAATTGGCGAATGCATCCATTGCGGCGGCAAAACCAGTAATTTCAAAAACTGCGCCCTACCGACCTGCAATCTCCTCATGCTCGTTTGTGATACCTGTAAAGCTGATCCAGATTTGCTATTTCATACTACGGCATGTAAAGCCAAATATAAGACCAAAACAGCTGCTTAGATAGTGTGAGTTTCCACTACTTGCCACGGCACTAACGTCAGAGTGTTGTCGTTAAATGACAATTCGTCTGATCCAGTGAGCGGTTTGAAACTATTTGGATCCATGGAAAGTGTAGCTATATCAACTTCGACGGGTTTGTTACTGTAGTTTACGAGAGAATGTATCCCTATATTATTAGAGCCGATGAGGATTGGAGAACCCTCGAGATTTCTCCAGGTCAGATTAGAATCAATGGACCTTCGTAGCAACCTATCGTAATAGTCGGCTAGATTGTGGTTGACGGGTAGGTCCGGTTCACGCCCCAGGTGAACGGGGATTTTAGCCGTATAACCAGTCGTTTGTCCGTCGTATACCAAATGGAGACCGGGCAACGAGTTGACAATATAGGCGGCGGCCTTTTGCTTTTCTATAGTAAAGGCTGTCGCGGCACGTGGTTCATCGTGGTTTTCAATGAAATAAACTTGATGCGCAGCGATACCATTAGTTTTCACTAGGTGATCAACGATTTCGGCTGCTGAACCTTTGACTAATAAATCATAAAGGTCCTTGTCATAGCAATAGTCAAATCCTTGGCCGAGGAGCAAGGCATTGGTTTTCCAATAACATTCGGCGATGAATAAAAAGTCTGGATTGACGTTACGGACTGCCGAGATGACTTCTGACCAGTATTCGATCTCGGGAGCTGGACCAGCACTCGCACCCCACGTACCAGCAAAAATTTCATTGGTCAGCAACATCGCCATGTCACAGCGCACGCCGTCGCATAACGAGGCAATATGATTCAGGGTTTCGACGCTAGACTCGCGATATGACGGTGAAAAAGCGTTGAGCTGGGCGACATCGGACCAGCTACCGAGTTTAGGGTCGCGCCCATTAGCGATAATATGATCGCCACGTTGACGGTATTGATCTGGGTGATTAGATAGCTGTTCCTGATCGCCCATAATATAGTTATCCGGTCGTGTCGTGATCCAGTCGTGGTCAAAACCAGTGTGATTCGGTACGAAATCGAGAATCAGGCCTAATCCATAGGCGGATAATTTTTGTCGCAACTGCGCTAGTTCTGCCTCGTTGCCGAGTTGTTCGTTTATCTCGTATGACTGGATCGAATAGGCCGAGCCGACGATATCGTCTATCGTGAAATCTGGTAATAGGGCGCGGGCCTCGTTGATTAGTGGTTGGTTTGCTAGCGCCAATTCAACTGCTGCGCGGCTGCGTCGCCAGATGCCCATTAACCAGACGGCGTCAAAGTCGCTATCTGCAATCCTGGCGATTTCTTCATCCGGAATACTGGCTAGAGTAATGGTCCGACCATATCGAGCAGATAATTTCCGCAAGTAGGTCGCAGTGTTTATCTCATACAGTCGGTTACATTTAATCACAAGAGGATTATATCACATCAGATATATGCTATGATGGAATTAGCTATGAAGAAACTCGTAAAAGGATTCAAAAATTTCGGTAGTAAATTGATGGCGTGGCCACATATTGACATCGCAATGTTGTCCGCCGCGATCTTGACCTACGCTGGTTTGGCAGCTGCGCGAATAGCTAGCTGGTCGATTTGGTTTGACGAAGCGTTTACGGCGTATATTACCCGGTTTAACGTTGCAGAAATCGCCCATTATACGGGGAATGATATGCATCCACCACTGTATTATTGGCTGATAAAGGGCTGGACATCGGTGTTTGGTACGAACGAGGTCGGTTTTAGGTCGTTTAGCCTAGTGTTCGCGATCGTAACAATTATCCTAGGATTTTTACTGCTAAAGAAGCTGTTTAGCCGCCAGGCTGCGATCATTGGGGTCTGGCTACTCGCCCTGTCGCCGATGTTGATTCGCTTTGGTGATGAAGCAAGGATGTATACGATGGTCACAGCCATCGCCCTAGGTGCCACCTACGTACTAGTTCGAGCCATGGCTACGAATCGTCGCAAATACTGGATCACCTACGGATTGTTGCTGGTGGCGGGTATGCTGACTCATTACTTTATTGCACTAGTGTGGCTAGCACACTGGGTCTGGCGATATGTTTACCTGCGAATCGATGGTGACCGTGGCAAAAAACTAGCCAAAAACTTTTTTAGCAAATCATGGGTCTGGACGCATGTACTCGCGGTCGGTATTTTTGCAGTTTGGTTACCAACGGCAATTCATCAATTCAGCGTTCTGCAGGCGGGCTTTTGGATTCCTACTATATCGGCAGATACATTCACTAACTATCTTACAAATATATTAATGTATCTGGATCACAACAAAGTTGAATCGTGGCTAGCATTGCTCTATTTTGCGATAGTGGTTGGATCTATAGTGTTGCTATATCGAACGTATCGCAATATAGAATCAAAGAAAGATCGGCAAAATATACTGTTAATTAGTTGTCTGGCTGTCGTCCCGCCACTCATTTTGTTGCTGCTATCGATGCCACCGCTGACGTCGTCCTTTATCGATCGATATCTCATGACGTCAATTGTCGCCCTCGCCTTGTTAATGGCCATAGCGATTACGCACGGTAACAAAAAACGATGGCTACCAATCGTGATGACCCTCTTGATTCTGGTGTCGTTTGGTATCGGTATCGACAGAGTTTATTACTATGGCAATTACAACAAAATTAGCAGTACTTCGATTC is a window from the Candidatus Saccharibacteria bacterium genome containing:
- a CDS encoding glycosyltransferase family 39 protein — encoded protein: MKKLVKGFKNFGSKLMAWPHIDIAMLSAAILTYAGLAAARIASWSIWFDEAFTAYITRFNVAEIAHYTGNDMHPPLYYWLIKGWTSVFGTNEVGFRSFSLVFAIVTIILGFLLLKKLFSRQAAIIGVWLLALSPMLIRFGDEARMYTMVTAIALGATYVLVRAMATNRRKYWITYGLLLVAGMLTHYFIALVWLAHWVWRYVYLRIDGDRGKKLAKNFFSKSWVWTHVLAVGIFAVWLPTAIHQFSVLQAGFWIPTISADTFTNYLTNILMYLDHNKVESWLALLYFAIVVGSIVLLYRTYRNIESKKDRQNILLISCLAVVPPLILLLLSMPPLTSSFIDRYLMTSIVALALLMAIAITHGNKKRWLPIVMTLLILVSFGIGIDRVYYYGNYNKISSTSIRTKELIAAIAEKAKPGEPLIATDPWIFYEAIFYNRDEHPIYFLDQTTEYIYGSLDMLKDHDQFKIKNLDAFTKQHEVVWYFGSVGDNEITPPSIAHGWKQIDSVSIYNSIDDNSSYKAVRFETQSR
- a CDS encoding ABC transporter ATP-binding protein, whose protein sequence is MTVVLVFVIASTAFAIASPKIMGHATNHIVDDYVSMKTYDTIMEKLPDGTTLPKGTTGADIINRMSASDLAKIPSSQLDSIKSLDLSARPSFHFDAIRDIVILLLGLYLLSALFSYIQGWIMTNITQKVTYNLRRDISSKINRLPLSYFDKRTYGEVLSRVTNDVDTISQTLNQSLSQIVTSVVMIIGITAMMVSISWVLTLIIILVLPISFIFIRIITKRSQVQFVRQQELLGNINGHVEEMYAGHQVMRVFNGEKASVAKFNAINDKLYHSAWRAQFFSGLMFPLMNLIGNLGYVGVTVVGGWLAINGHIKIGDIQAFIQYVQQFNQPITQTANVANVLQSTAAAAERVFEFLDETEQSADALNPTNIEDIKGQVVFDNVVFGYDPKKPVIKGLSATIEPGHRIAIVGPTGAGKTTLVNLLMRFYEVGSGDITIDGVSIKNMKREDVRQLFGMVLQDTWLFSGTIRDNITYGAPEATEDQMIATAKEAHVDHFVHSLPGGYDMELNEEANNISQGEKQLLTIARAMLAKTPMLILDEATSSVDTRTEVLIQKAMDNLMKNKTSFVIAHRLSTIRDADLILVMKDGNVIEQGDHHSLMQQNGFYAGLYNSQFAGATE
- a CDS encoding rhodanese-related sulfurtransferase — translated: MQKILLYYKFAPLSDPEVVRLWQKALCTRLNLKGRILVSPHGLNGTVGGEMKDLKEYIKETKMYPAFKNTVFKWSEGSRDDFPRLKVKNRRELVGFQNSEDEFDVDMDGVIGGGQHIKPRQVNEMVEKYGDDIVFFDGRNEHEASIGKFKNAIVPNTNTSRDFIAELESDKYDDIKDKKVITYCTGGIRCEVISAMMKKRGFKDVYQIDGGIVKYGEEYGDDGLWEGSLYVFDNRMATEFSDHAKKIGECIHCGGKTSNFKNCALPTCNLLMLVCDTCKADPDLLFHTTACKAKYKTKTAA
- a CDS encoding alpha-amylase; amino-acid sequence: MIKCNRLYEINTATYLRKLSARYGRTITLASIPDEEIARIADSDFDAVWLMGIWRRSRAAVELALANQPLINEARALLPDFTIDDIVGSAYSIQSYEINEQLGNEAELAQLRQKLSAYGLGLILDFVPNHTGFDHDWITTRPDNYIMGDQEQLSNHPDQYRQRGDHIIANGRDPKLGSWSDVAQLNAFSPSYRESSVETLNHIASLCDGVRCDMAMLLTNEIFAGTWGASAGPAPEIEYWSEVISAVRNVNPDFLFIAECYWKTNALLLGQGFDYCYDKDLYDLLVKGSAAEIVDHLVKTNGIAAHQVYFIENHDEPRAATAFTIEKQKAAAYIVNSLPGLHLVYDGQTTGYTAKIPVHLGREPDLPVNHNLADYYDRLLRRSIDSNLTWRNLEGSPILIGSNNIGIHSLVNYSNKPVEVDIATLSMDPNSFKPLTGSDELSFNDNTLTLVPWQVVETHTI